In Alkalihalobacillus sp. AL-G, the genomic stretch GACTGGGGATATTTTCAATGTAAGTGATGTTCTCGTTTCAATGTCGGGCGAATGGTCAGGACTGATCGGGAGCAACTATAAAGAAGTGATGCTGAAGCCTCATATTGTCTTGATACCACTAGGATTTTTCGGGTTGACGATCTTTGCAATGAACCTAGTCATCAATGGCATCCAAAACTCGATCAAGTCCGAACGAAGCTAGTTTTAAGGGGGGAAAGCTATGAACGATGAAATGTTACTACATATAAAAGCGTTGAAGGTTGCCTTTCAAATGAAAAATGAGGAATCCGTCGTGGTTGATGGAGTGGATTTATCTGTTGGCAAAGGAGAAACAGTGGCGATTATCGGTGAATCAGGGTCCGGAAAAAGCATATCCTCTCTATCGATTCTCGGCCTGCTACCTAAAAGCGGAAAGGTGAAAGGCGGAAGCATTCATTTCGATGGAAAAAATCTTTTACAGCTTCCTAAAAAGGAAATGGAACAGGTACGCGGTAAAGGCATTTCGATGATTTTCCAGGATGCAATGGTGTCTCTCAATCCAGCATTCAAAATCGGCCGACAAATTACAGAAGGACTGCGGTATCACAAAATCGTCAAACCAAATCAGCTGAAGGAGGAAGTCCTTCGCTTACTAGCTGCCGTCGGGTTTCAAAATCCAGCCGAAATCTATGATGACTACCCTGCTCAGCTTTCTGGAGGAATGAAGCAACGTGCCTTGATTGCAATGGCGATCTCATGCAACCCTAAGCTGATTATTGCCGATGAACCGACAACAGCCCTCGATGTCACAATCCAAAAGCAAATCATGGAGCTCTTGATGGACTACAAAAAGAAAACGGATGCGTCGATATTGTTGATCACCCATGACTTCGGACTCGTAGCCGAGTATGCAGATCGTGTCTATGTCATGTTCGGCGGAAAAATCGTCGAAGCCGGAGATGTATTTACGATATTCGATCACCCTATCCATACGTATACGAAAGGTCTGATGAACGGCATACCAAATATTAGCGAACCGAAAGAGCGGCTGCTGACAATCAAGGATTTTGCTTACGAGGATAAGGGATATGAAGGGAGAACGTTTGCCCCTGAGACGCTCTCGTTGGCGCAAAAATCGTATCATGCGCCATCCGAACTGGTCGAAGTCGAACCAGGGCACTTTGTGCGATTTTTTAAAGAGAAAGCCGAGGCGGTCGGACATTGAAAACGCCTCTTGTTAAAGTACGAAGTCTATCGAACTATTTTTATGAAGGTCGCAAGGTACATCGAGCGTTGGATGGCATTTCGTTCGATGTGTTTAAGGGCGAAACGTTAGGGATTGTCGGGGAATCCGGTTCTGGAAAATCGACACTGGGACGAACGTTGATGCGCCTGTATAAACCCAACCACGGAACGATTCATTTCGATGGAACTGACATAACGACTATGAACGATAAGAAGCTGAGGCCGCTCAAACGCGAATTCCAAATGATCTTTCAAAACCTGTTCGAATCACTGAATCCACGCTTTACAGTTGGTGAGATATTAGAGGAACCGATGCTTATCCAGAAGCTGCACAGCCCAAAAGAGCGGACACAGCTTGCAATGGAAATGCTCGACAAAGTAGGACTGCCACAGAGCTCATACGAGAAAAGAATCCATGAATTTTCTGGCGGGCAACGTCAACGAATCGCTATTGCACGAGCATTGGCCTTGAAGCCAAAGTTGATCATTGCCGACGAGCCTGTTTCAGCGCTGGACGTCTCGGTACAGGCACAAATTCTGAATCTACTGAAGGAACTGCAGAAGGAATACAACCTGACGTGTATTTTCATTTCGCATGACCTGAGCGTCGTCCATCATATGAGTGACCGAGTAGCCGTTTTGCATTTAGGGCACATGCTCGAAATTGCATCGAAAGAAGAAATCTTTAGAAATCCAATCCACCCGTACACGAAATCACTCCTGGCATCGATTCCGAGGACGAATCCTTATTTACGGGACACACCGCAGGAACAGGTCGAGGCACCAGCCCGCTCACCACACCCACCCCACCTCGTGAACATAGGAAGCGACCACTACGTCGCCGCCGATGTGATCGAGGTCAAGCAATATGAAGTAAGTACCAGTAGTGCAATAAACTGAGCTACGTTAACCGAGACGTACGTCGCTATTTTGAAACAATCAACTCCTTAATTTGGGAAAAATGTATGCACTTAATCGAATTTTCACAAAATTGTTATAAATAATAGACTAATAGGGAATAATAGATGATAGAATATACATTAAAGGAGTTGATAACAATGAGAAAGCCACGAAGACAAACATTCAAACAATTAGTTATAGAAAATAAAATAGATTTAGTAAAAAGCAAAGAAGAAATGGAAAAAATCGATAAGAAGATTGAAGATAAGCAATTAAGTAAACCGGTATAAAAATCCTACGGCCTTTTCTCGGTATTCAATCGAGGAAAGGCCGTTAGTTTTTTGGAAACAATCTTGATTTTAAATAAAAATATCTCTTGAATCGCTTGAAGTGTTGGTTCCAGGTTTTTAGTTCAATTGGTTTTTAGATGTGAGAAATAACTTTGAAACGATTTTGCTAGTTTTCAATCGGTAAATAACCCTCTTCCAATAAGGTTCGCGGTAACTGGCTTCCTTTCTATCTCACGTGCCCATACAGATAACTGCCCTATATGATGTATCTCATGGGCAATGACATGACGTATGATTTCTCCATGCTTGAAGTTAACCGTTTCCCCATTGGAATCGGTTTCTGAGAGTACCCTGGATTCCATTTCACTTGTCCACGAGGTCATAAATGGCTCTACGTCCAGGTGAAATTGTCTTGAAAGATCTTTCACTTTTTTCAAGCTAGCATAATCTTCAAACGGTGGCTCCTCAGGATCCGGCTTTCCTTGCAGACCCTGAATCCAACTATACTCAACATCCGCAATATGAAATAAAGTGTAAAGAATGCTGCCGACCCCACCAACCCGTTTCTTTAATAACTCTTCTTCTGATACCGACTCGCACCAGGTAAACCAATCGTCTCGAACTTGCCAGTTATATTGAAACAGCTTCAACATTTAGAAAACCTCCAACTCTTATACTTTTTTTATATATCAACCTTATTCCTTAAAAACCTCTATATCTCTTTCTTTTTTGCAGTAACAAAACATATACGATTTCCAATTGTACGTTTCTTTAATTATGCGTCGTTTCACATTCTTTTTTAGCTTATCAAATGAACTATGAATACTTAACTGCATTGGTATCTTACTATTGAAGAAGAATTAACCATCCCATCCTAAAAATCTTACTATCCCTAATAAAATCGCCATTAGTATTGATAAAATTAATGAGGGTATGAGTACATTAGATAAGAAGGATACTCTCCCCTTCTTTACTTTCTCAGTGATAAAAAAGAGTATAGAACTAACTATTGTAAATGTAATAAATTGAATTAAAATAAATCCCATTTAATTTCCCCCAAAAAAGCATTCAATCAGAAATCCCTCATTTTACACGTTCATTATCATCTTTTTTGTTTAACACTTGGGCAGTTTTCTAGAGTAAGCTTCGATCTATTGCCGCTTTAGCTTAATCTCTTTAATTGAAATGCTAGCTTGCATTTGCTATAAAAAAAGCCTTA encodes the following:
- a CDS encoding ABC transporter ATP-binding protein, with protein sequence MNDEMLLHIKALKVAFQMKNEESVVVDGVDLSVGKGETVAIIGESGSGKSISSLSILGLLPKSGKVKGGSIHFDGKNLLQLPKKEMEQVRGKGISMIFQDAMVSLNPAFKIGRQITEGLRYHKIVKPNQLKEEVLRLLAAVGFQNPAEIYDDYPAQLSGGMKQRALIAMAISCNPKLIIADEPTTALDVTIQKQIMELLMDYKKKTDASILLITHDFGLVAEYADRVYVMFGGKIVEAGDVFTIFDHPIHTYTKGLMNGIPNISEPKERLLTIKDFAYEDKGYEGRTFAPETLSLAQKSYHAPSELVEVEPGHFVRFFKEKAEAVGH
- a CDS encoding ABC transporter ATP-binding protein, translating into MKTPLVKVRSLSNYFYEGRKVHRALDGISFDVFKGETLGIVGESGSGKSTLGRTLMRLYKPNHGTIHFDGTDITTMNDKKLRPLKREFQMIFQNLFESLNPRFTVGEILEEPMLIQKLHSPKERTQLAMEMLDKVGLPQSSYEKRIHEFSGGQRQRIAIARALALKPKLIIADEPVSALDVSVQAQILNLLKELQKEYNLTCIFISHDLSVVHHMSDRVAVLHLGHMLEIASKEEIFRNPIHPYTKSLLASIPRTNPYLRDTPQEQVEAPARSPHPPHLVNIGSDHYVAADVIEVKQYEVSTSSAIN
- a CDS encoding FbpB family small basic protein gives rise to the protein MRKPRRQTFKQLVIENKIDLVKSKEEMEKIDKKIEDKQLSKPV
- a CDS encoding DinB family protein, encoding MLKLFQYNWQVRDDWFTWCESVSEEELLKKRVGGVGSILYTLFHIADVEYSWIQGLQGKPDPEEPPFEDYASLKKVKDLSRQFHLDVEPFMTSWTSEMESRVLSETDSNGETVNFKHGEIIRHVIAHEIHHIGQLSVWAREIERKPVTANLIGRGLFTD